The following proteins are co-located in the Polymorphospora rubra genome:
- a CDS encoding discoidin domain-containing protein codes for MRIGPHPVPIPGRRRHPRAALAAVLTAVLAALGIAGPIAVASAADSLLSLDRPALASSVQGADLSAANAFDGDVGSRWGSAWADPQWIRVDLGGVASVSRVVLRWEGAFARSFQVQTSNDGSAWTSIYSTTTGAGGVQTLDVTGAGRYVRMYGTVRSSGYGYSLYEFEVYGTLGGTPPTPTPTPGACGTTNAAQGRPATASSVEAGDTQAGAAVDGNTGTRWSSQYADPQWLRVDLGQARTICRVVLQWEGAYGRAFQIQTSGDGNTWTSIYSTTTGTGGTQTLDVTGTGRYVRMYGTARGTGYGYSLWEFRVFTTGGGGDPVEPTDPRNPNFGPNTFVFDPSTPTATIQSRLNTIFTGQETNQFGPQRYAVLFKPGNYTADVNLGFFTQVAGLGFSPDDVNLNGHVRAEADWFGGNATQNFWRAAENLSVTLPANVQVERWAVSQAAPYRRMHLRGSQNQIQLWNGGDGWSSGGLMADTKIDGLVVSGSQQQWFSRNSEFGAWTGSVWNMVFTGVTGAPPPHFPNPSHTVINQTPVVREKPFLYVDGTGEYRVFVPALRTNSQGTSWYGKTPAGTSISLSQFFIVRPGTAAATVNAALAQGKNLLFTPGVHRVDQTIQINRADTVVLGLGLATLQPQGGVVPMKVADVGGVKVAGIMFEADEVNSPMLMEVGPPGSSADHAANPISLHDVFFRIGGPGVGRATTTLTINSDDVIGDHLWLWRADHGAGVGWTVNTADTGLIVNGDDVTMYGLFVEHYQKYQTIWNGNRGRTYFYQNEMPYDPPNQAAWMNGSSRGYAAYKVADTVDTHQAWGLGSYCVFTSDASIVADRAFEVPNRPGVRFTNMVTVSLGGVGTINRIINNTGPTANSTTPTVYLTNYP; via the coding sequence ATGAGAATCGGACCACACCCCGTACCCATCCCCGGACGCCGCCGACACCCACGCGCGGCGCTGGCGGCCGTCCTGACCGCCGTACTCGCCGCGCTCGGCATCGCCGGCCCGATCGCCGTGGCGAGTGCCGCGGATTCGTTGTTGTCGTTGGATCGTCCGGCGTTGGCGTCGTCGGTGCAGGGTGCTGATCTGTCGGCGGCTAATGCGTTTGATGGTGATGTGGGTTCGCGGTGGGGTTCGGCGTGGGCTGATCCGCAGTGGATTCGGGTGGATCTGGGTGGTGTGGCGTCGGTGTCGCGGGTGGTGTTGCGGTGGGAGGGTGCGTTTGCGCGGTCGTTCCAGGTGCAGACGTCGAACGACGGCAGCGCCTGGACGTCGATCTACTCGACGACGACGGGTGCCGGTGGTGTGCAGACTCTCGATGTCACCGGCGCCGGGCGTTACGTGCGGATGTACGGCACGGTGCGGTCGTCGGGTTACGGGTATTCGTTGTACGAGTTCGAGGTGTACGGGACGTTGGGTGGCACGCCACCGACGCCGACGCCGACTCCGGGTGCGTGTGGGACCACGAACGCTGCGCAGGGGCGTCCGGCCACGGCGTCGTCGGTGGAGGCCGGTGACACCCAGGCCGGCGCGGCGGTGGACGGCAATACCGGCACCCGCTGGTCGAGCCAGTACGCCGATCCGCAGTGGCTGCGCGTCGACCTGGGACAGGCCCGCACCATCTGCCGCGTGGTGCTCCAGTGGGAGGGTGCGTACGGCCGGGCGTTCCAGATCCAGACCTCGGGTGACGGCAACACCTGGACGAGCATCTACTCCACCACCACCGGTACCGGCGGCACGCAGACCCTCGACGTCACCGGAACCGGCCGCTACGTTCGCATGTACGGCACCGCCCGGGGTACCGGCTACGGCTATTCACTGTGGGAGTTCAGGGTGTTCACGACCGGCGGTGGCGGTGATCCGGTCGAGCCGACCGACCCGCGCAACCCCAACTTCGGCCCGAACACCTTCGTCTTCGACCCGTCGACGCCGACGGCGACGATCCAGAGCCGGCTCAACACGATCTTCACCGGTCAGGAGACCAACCAGTTCGGCCCGCAGCGTTACGCCGTGCTGTTCAAGCCCGGCAACTACACCGCCGACGTCAACCTCGGCTTCTTCACCCAGGTCGCCGGCCTCGGCTTCTCGCCCGACGACGTCAACCTCAACGGTCACGTACGCGCCGAGGCGGACTGGTTCGGCGGCAACGCGACCCAGAACTTCTGGCGGGCGGCCGAGAACCTGTCGGTGACCCTGCCGGCGAACGTCCAGGTCGAACGCTGGGCGGTGTCGCAGGCGGCACCGTACCGGCGGATGCACCTGCGGGGCAGCCAGAACCAGATCCAGCTCTGGAACGGCGGCGACGGCTGGTCCAGCGGTGGCCTGATGGCCGACACCAAGATTGACGGTTTGGTGGTCTCCGGCTCGCAGCAGCAGTGGTTCTCCCGCAACAGCGAGTTCGGCGCCTGGACCGGATCGGTCTGGAACATGGTGTTCACCGGGGTCACCGGCGCGCCGCCGCCGCACTTCCCGAACCCCTCGCACACCGTGATCAACCAGACCCCGGTCGTACGGGAGAAGCCGTTCCTCTACGTCGACGGGACCGGCGAGTACCGGGTGTTCGTGCCGGCGCTGCGCACCAACTCGCAGGGCACCAGCTGGTACGGCAAGACCCCGGCCGGTACGTCGATCTCGCTGAGCCAGTTCTTCATCGTCCGCCCGGGCACCGCCGCGGCGACCGTGAACGCGGCCCTGGCCCAGGGCAAGAACCTGCTCTTCACCCCCGGCGTGCACCGGGTCGACCAGACCATCCAGATCAACCGCGCCGACACCGTCGTACTCGGTCTCGGTCTGGCCACCCTCCAACCGCAGGGCGGCGTCGTGCCGATGAAGGTCGCCGACGTCGGCGGGGTCAAGGTCGCCGGCATCATGTTCGAGGCCGACGAGGTCAACTCGCCCATGCTGATGGAGGTCGGGCCGCCCGGTTCGTCCGCCGACCACGCGGCGAACCCGATCTCGCTGCACGACGTCTTCTTCCGTATCGGCGGGCCGGGCGTCGGCCGGGCCACGACCACGCTGACCATCAACAGCGACGACGTGATCGGCGACCACCTGTGGCTGTGGCGGGCCGACCACGGCGCCGGCGTCGGTTGGACCGTCAACACCGCCGACACGGGACTGATCGTCAACGGCGACGACGTCACCATGTACGGCCTCTTCGTCGAGCACTACCAGAAGTACCAGACGATCTGGAACGGCAACCGCGGCCGGACCTACTTCTACCAGAACGAGATGCCGTACGACCCGCCGAACCAGGCGGCCTGGATGAACGGTTCCTCGCGGGGCTACGCCGCGTACAAGGTGGCCGACACCGTCGATACCCACCAGGCGTGGGGGCTCGGCAGCTACTGCGTCTTCACCTCCGACGCGTCCATAGTGGCCGATCGCGCCTTCGAGGTGCCGAACCGTCCGGGCGTCCGGTTCACCAACATGGTGACGGTCTCGCTCGGCGGCGTGGGCACGATCAACCGGATCATCAACAACACCGGGCCGACGGCCAACTCGACGACACCGACGGTCTACCTGACCAACTATCCGTAG
- a CDS encoding bifunctional helix-turn-helix transcriptional regulator/GNAT family N-acetyltransferase, which translates to MQDERIDQIRRFNRTVTQRIGALDDAYLSRDRPLGQARLLWEIGTGTSEVRALRSRLGLDSGYLSRLLRALQADGLVVVEAADADGRVREVRLTPDGLAELAELDRRSDDSAAAILQPLNESQRDRLVSAMADVERLLTASMVRVDAVDPGHPDARYCIQAFFAELADRLEAGFDPGVSHTADPAQITPPAGLLLVATLHDEPVGCGAFRLRPGPSGVVPGPDAYAELKHMWVSPTVRGLGLGRRLVAELEAHVAGAGVRTVRLDTNGALVEAIGFYKTAGYREIDAYNDEPYADHWFEKTL; encoded by the coding sequence ATGCAGGATGAGCGGATCGACCAGATACGGCGGTTCAACCGGACCGTCACCCAGCGCATCGGCGCCCTCGACGACGCCTACCTCTCCCGCGACCGGCCCCTCGGCCAGGCCCGCCTGCTCTGGGAGATCGGCACCGGCACCAGCGAGGTACGGGCCCTGCGGTCCCGGCTCGGCCTCGACTCCGGCTATCTCAGCCGGCTCCTGCGCGCTCTCCAGGCCGACGGCCTCGTCGTCGTCGAGGCGGCCGACGCCGACGGGCGCGTACGCGAGGTCCGGCTCACCCCTGACGGGCTGGCCGAACTCGCCGAGCTGGACCGGCGCTCCGACGATTCGGCCGCCGCGATCCTCCAACCGCTCAACGAAAGCCAGCGGGACCGGCTTGTCAGCGCCATGGCCGACGTTGAACGCCTGCTCACCGCCTCCATGGTCCGTGTCGACGCTGTCGACCCCGGCCACCCGGACGCGCGGTACTGCATCCAGGCGTTCTTCGCCGAACTCGCCGACCGGTTGGAGGCGGGCTTCGACCCGGGCGTCAGCCACACCGCCGACCCTGCTCAGATCACCCCGCCGGCCGGCCTGCTCCTGGTCGCCACCCTGCACGACGAGCCGGTCGGCTGCGGCGCGTTCCGGCTGCGGCCGGGGCCGTCCGGCGTCGTGCCCGGCCCGGACGCCTACGCGGAACTGAAGCACATGTGGGTCTCGCCCACCGTCCGCGGTCTGGGCCTCGGCCGCCGCCTCGTCGCCGAACTCGAGGCCCACGTCGCGGGTGCCGGGGTGCGCACCGTCCGGCTCGACACCAACGGGGCCCTGGTGGAGGCGATCGGCTTCTACAAGACGGCCGGATACCGCGAGATCGACGCATACAACGACGAGCCGTACGCCGACCACTGGTTCGAGAAGACCCTCTGA
- a CDS encoding SecDF P1 head subdomain-containing protein yields the protein MPTPATPPPPGAPRRDRTLVVVVSVLACVALLGILACGGAAFLLRDRILDLSAGTELTVEAVRADGTAPGRDDVERTRDLLADRLAAADLDRPSVDVEGSRLVLRVGETGHEDELRSLAGTGDLSFRRVLGSVADRPVAGGAPPTPDTARVPAREQVAAKLGAAYQLAEEITASGSPDPAAVQALAPFATLTPAEVAALPPRMQYAVPTVTCPQLTARPATTAADGPAVACDAADPPVKYLLDVARAGGADVETAEAKVTDTGQWVVAIGFTGPGQQRWTDLTREAVDAGTENQVAVTLDNLVVSAPVVQAVITGDTEISGRFTRSEAKVLAAQIGSEPLPVTLRVVG from the coding sequence ATGCCCACGCCCGCCACCCCGCCCCCACCGGGCGCCCCGCGACGCGACCGGACCCTCGTCGTGGTCGTCAGTGTGTTGGCCTGCGTCGCACTGCTCGGCATCCTCGCCTGTGGCGGCGCGGCCTTCCTGCTCCGCGACCGGATCCTCGACCTGTCCGCCGGCACGGAACTCACCGTGGAGGCGGTGCGGGCCGACGGCACCGCGCCCGGCCGCGACGACGTCGAACGGACCCGGGACCTGCTCGCCGACCGGCTGGCCGCCGCCGACCTGGACCGGCCCTCGGTCGACGTCGAAGGCAGCCGCCTCGTCCTGCGCGTCGGTGAGACCGGACACGAGGACGAACTGCGGTCGCTCGCCGGCACCGGCGACCTGAGCTTCCGTCGCGTACTCGGCTCGGTCGCGGACCGGCCCGTGGCCGGCGGGGCGCCGCCCACCCCGGACACCGCACGGGTTCCGGCCCGGGAGCAGGTCGCGGCCAAGCTCGGCGCCGCATACCAACTCGCCGAGGAGATCACCGCGTCGGGCTCGCCGGACCCCGCTGCCGTGCAGGCGCTGGCGCCGTTCGCCACGCTCACGCCCGCCGAGGTCGCCGCCCTGCCACCCCGGATGCAGTACGCCGTACCGACCGTCACCTGCCCGCAACTGACCGCCCGGCCGGCGACGACCGCGGCCGATGGGCCGGCCGTCGCCTGCGACGCCGCAGACCCGCCGGTCAAGTACCTGCTCGACGTCGCCCGGGCCGGCGGCGCCGACGTCGAGACCGCCGAGGCGAAGGTGACCGACACCGGCCAGTGGGTCGTCGCCATCGGTTTCACCGGCCCGGGCCAGCAGCGGTGGACGGACCTGACCAGGGAGGCGGTCGACGCCGGCACCGAAAACCAGGTCGCCGTCACGCTCGACAACCTGGTGGTCTCGGCGCCGGTGGTGCAGGCGGTGATCACCGGCGACACCGAGATCAGCGGCCGGTTCACCAGGTCCGAGGCCAAGGTACTCGCCGCGCAGATCGGCTCCGAGCCGCTACCGGTGACGCTACGCGTCGTCGGTTAG
- a CDS encoding VOC family protein, translating to MPAATRRPPARRSSARRSGRRFRRRPWVAGAVALVVVAVAALGWHLTRPDAAGAGSRPPQGALGAGTRMGPVELRTADLDPLHRFYTEGVGLGVVSRDDREVTLGADGTPLLRLVVADAPADDAAQAGLYHSAFLFPDEAALAQALLRTARVAPTAFQGASDHRVSQAFYFADPDGNGVELYVDRPRDEWRWENGLVVMGSAAIDPNAFVAQHRGGAAAGPDAGAVTMGHVHLRGGDLRRAETFYADTLGFAVTARSDGALFLAADGYHHHLAVNTWSSAGAGARPDSLGLGSVAVHVAGTAELDALERRLTGAGVAYERGAASVVVHDPWGTRVTVGVAG from the coding sequence GTGCCTGCCGCCACCCGCCGCCCGCCGGCCAGACGCTCCTCCGCCCGCCGATCCGGCCGGCGCTTCCGGAGGCGGCCGTGGGTCGCGGGCGCGGTTGCCCTCGTCGTCGTCGCCGTAGCCGCGCTCGGGTGGCACCTCACCCGCCCCGACGCCGCCGGGGCGGGCAGCCGGCCGCCGCAGGGCGCGCTCGGTGCCGGTACCCGGATGGGCCCCGTCGAACTGCGCACCGCCGACCTCGACCCGCTGCACAGGTTCTACACCGAGGGCGTCGGGCTCGGCGTGGTCAGCCGGGACGACCGGGAGGTGACCCTCGGCGCCGACGGCACTCCGCTGCTGCGTCTCGTCGTCGCGGACGCGCCCGCCGACGATGCCGCGCAGGCCGGCCTCTACCACTCGGCGTTCCTGTTCCCGGACGAGGCGGCCCTCGCCCAGGCCCTCCTGCGTACCGCCCGGGTGGCGCCCACCGCCTTCCAGGGCGCCTCCGACCACCGCGTCAGCCAGGCGTTCTACTTCGCCGACCCGGACGGCAACGGCGTCGAACTGTACGTCGACCGGCCCCGCGACGAGTGGCGCTGGGAGAACGGGCTCGTCGTCATGGGCAGTGCGGCCATCGACCCGAACGCCTTCGTCGCGCAGCACCGTGGCGGGGCCGCCGCCGGACCGGACGCGGGCGCCGTGACGATGGGGCATGTCCACCTGCGCGGCGGCGACCTGCGGCGGGCCGAGACCTTCTACGCCGACACCCTCGGCTTCGCCGTCACCGCCCGCAGCGACGGCGCGCTGTTCCTCGCCGCCGACGGATACCACCACCACCTGGCGGTCAACACGTGGTCGTCGGCCGGGGCCGGCGCCCGGCCCGACTCGCTCGGGCTCGGGTCGGTCGCCGTCCACGTCGCCGGCACCGCCGAACTCGACGCGCTCGAGCGGCGGCTGACCGGCGCCGGGGTCGCGTACGAACGCGGTGCCGCGTCCGTCGTCGTACACGATCCGTGGGGCACCCGGGTGACGGTCGGCGTGGCCGGTTGA
- a CDS encoding GH1 family beta-glucosidase: MSTLAVPAAQTSAQDAELRFPPGFWWGAATAAYQVEGAVAEDGRTPSIWDTFAATPGRTDRGDTGERAADHYHRYLDDIGLMTRIGLGAYRFSVAWPRVRAAGGGINPAGLDFYERLVDALLAAGIRPVATLYHWDLPQELEDAGGWTARDTAGRFADYAAAVAGRLGDRVSMWNTLNEPWCSAFLGYGSGGHAPGRRGHRQALTAAHHLLLAHGRAVQALRAAAPRSHVSVALNAGAVRPVTDTPADHDAARRIDGLLNRLFLDPIFRRGYPADIQADTATITDWSYVRDGDLAVIGAPIDALGVNYYQPDLVGAAPAGQVDTGTPYPTGEDIAFHPTPGPTTGMGWSIDPTGLRDLLLRFRRDYGELPVYVTENGAAFPDEVGPDGRVADPHRIDYVRAHLAAAHEAIAAGVDLRGYFVWSLLDNFEWAYGYSKRFGIVHVDYDTQVRTLKDSAHWYRDVITAGGIPRR; this comes from the coding sequence ATGAGCACGCTGGCGGTACCGGCGGCCCAGACCTCGGCACAGGACGCCGAGCTGCGGTTCCCGCCCGGGTTCTGGTGGGGTGCGGCGACCGCCGCCTACCAGGTCGAGGGCGCGGTGGCCGAGGACGGCCGTACCCCGTCCATCTGGGACACGTTCGCCGCCACCCCCGGCCGCACCGACCGCGGCGACACGGGAGAACGCGCCGCCGACCACTACCACCGCTACCTCGACGACATCGGCCTGATGACCCGGATCGGGCTGGGCGCGTACCGGTTCTCGGTCGCCTGGCCCCGCGTCCGCGCGGCCGGCGGCGGGATCAACCCCGCCGGCCTCGACTTCTACGAACGCCTGGTCGACGCCCTGCTCGCCGCCGGCATCCGCCCGGTCGCCACCCTCTACCACTGGGATCTGCCGCAGGAGCTCGAGGACGCCGGCGGCTGGACCGCCCGCGACACCGCCGGCCGGTTCGCCGACTACGCCGCGGCCGTCGCCGGCCGGCTCGGCGACCGGGTGTCGATGTGGAACACCCTCAACGAGCCCTGGTGCTCGGCGTTCCTCGGCTACGGCTCCGGTGGCCACGCGCCCGGTCGGCGCGGCCACCGGCAGGCGCTGACCGCCGCACACCACCTGCTGCTCGCGCACGGCCGGGCCGTCCAGGCCCTGCGGGCCGCCGCACCCCGCTCCCACGTCTCGGTCGCGCTCAACGCCGGCGCCGTACGGCCGGTCACCGACACGCCCGCCGACCACGACGCCGCGCGCCGGATCGACGGCCTGCTCAACCGGCTCTTCCTCGACCCGATCTTCCGGCGCGGCTATCCCGCCGACATCCAGGCCGACACCGCCACCATCACCGACTGGTCGTACGTCCGCGACGGCGACCTCGCCGTCATCGGCGCGCCGATCGACGCGCTGGGCGTCAACTACTACCAGCCCGACCTGGTCGGCGCCGCCCCCGCCGGACAGGTCGACACCGGCACGCCGTACCCGACCGGCGAGGACATCGCGTTCCACCCCACCCCCGGGCCGACCACCGGCATGGGCTGGTCGATCGACCCGACCGGGCTGCGCGACCTGCTGCTGCGGTTCCGGCGCGACTACGGCGAACTGCCGGTGTACGTCACCGAGAACGGCGCCGCGTTCCCCGACGAGGTCGGCCCCGACGGCCGGGTCGCCGACCCGCACCGCATCGACTACGTACGCGCGCACCTGGCCGCCGCGCACGAGGCGATCGCCGCCGGCGTCGACCTGCGCGGCTACTTCGTCTGGTCGCTGCTCGACAACTTCGAATGGGCGTACGGCTACAGCAAGCGGTTCGGCATCGTCCATGTCGACTACGACACCCAGGTACGGACCCTGAAGGACAGCGCCCACTGGTACCGGGACGTGATCACGGCCGGCGGCATCCCCCGGCGGTAG
- a CDS encoding discoidin domain-containing protein translates to MPPLWRALIPLVAFAVAAVYVLVAPPRASAADSLLSLGRPALASSVQGADLSAANAFDGDVGSRWGSAWADPQWIRVDLGGVASVSRVVLRWEGAFARSFQVQTSNDGSAWTSIYSTTTGAGGVQTLDVTGAGRYVRMYGTVRSSGYGYSLYEFEVYGTLGGPQPTPTPTPGACGTTNAAQGRPATASSVEAGDTQAGAAVDGNTGTRWSSQYADPQWLRVDLGQTRTICQVVLLWEGAYGRAFQIQTSNDGNTWTSIYSTTTGTGGTQPLNVSGSGRYIRMHGTARGTGYGYSLWEFRVFTAGGTGPGPDPTDPPGNWQTVWNDDFTGAAGTSPSAANWLLRTGTQYPGGAANWGTGSVETASASTNNVYLDGGGRLNIRAIRDGAGNWTSGRIETQRADFTPQRGEMLKFSAVVKQPDVANQLGYWPAFRATGAAFRGNFNNWPTIGETDILSGVNGRNQLSQTLHCGTAPGGVCNEYDGRTSGLATCSGCQTGYREYSQVIDRTKTDEEIRFYLDGRQTWVVRQSQVGVAAWQAAVHHGFYLRFDLAIGGLYPSGVAGFTVPTPETTSGGILSIDSVSVARATGTTAPAMTDPPVPAGPSVVRVTGSQGNWQLQVNGAPYEVKGLTWGPPQNAGDGYMRDLANMGVNTIRTWGVDDTQTPGLLDTAARHGIKVIVGHWLNQGADYVNDTAYKTAVKAEIVARVNALKGRQGVLMWDVGNEVILTMQDHGLSAAEVEARRVAYAQFVNEVTLAIQAADPNHPVTSTDAYTHAWTYYKAHSPALNLLAVNSYGAIGTVRPDWIAGGYTKPYIVTEAGPDGEWEVPNDVNGVPTEPTDLQKRDMYTASWNAVKAHPGVALGATEFHYGLENDFGGVWLNVTTGGWRRHGYHSLKRAYSGQTSVNTPPEITSMTVGSQTAVPAGGEFTVSVTATDPQADLIRYNLMFSDKHVTGNRGFSHVTFTQTGDGQFRVRAPEQLGVWKVYVYAYDGHGNVGIEQRSFRVVPPTPPGTNVARGRPVTASSYQPTGTNGPQLPAYAVDGDHNTRWASEWVATAWLQVDLGAVTSFNHVQLAWEGAYARAYQVQTSNDGSTWTTVYSTTSGNGGFDSLNVTGSGRYVRVNGTERATTYGYSLWEFGVYR, encoded by the coding sequence TTGCCGCCGCTGTGGCGGGCCCTGATCCCGCTCGTCGCCTTCGCCGTCGCCGCCGTGTACGTACTCGTCGCACCACCGCGCGCCAGTGCCGCGGATTCGTTGTTGTCGTTGGGTCGTCCGGCGTTGGCGTCGTCGGTGCAGGGTGCTGATCTGTCGGCGGCTAATGCGTTTGATGGTGATGTGGGTTCGCGGTGGGGTTCGGCGTGGGCTGATCCGCAGTGGATTCGGGTGGATCTGGGTGGTGTGGCGTCGGTGTCGCGGGTGGTGTTGCGGTGGGAGGGTGCGTTTGCGCGGTCGTTCCAGGTGCAGACGTCGAACGACGGCAGCGCCTGGACGTCGATCTACTCGACGACGACGGGTGCCGGTGGTGTGCAGACTCTCGATGTCACCGGCGCCGGGCGTTACGTGCGGATGTACGGCACGGTGCGGTCGTCGGGTTACGGGTATTCGTTGTACGAGTTCGAGGTGTACGGGACGCTCGGCGGTCCACAGCCGACGCCGACGCCGACTCCGGGTGCGTGTGGGACCACGAACGCTGCGCAGGGGCGTCCGGCCACGGCGTCGTCGGTGGAGGCCGGTGACACCCAGGCCGGCGCGGCGGTGGACGGCAATACCGGCACCCGCTGGTCGAGCCAGTACGCCGACCCGCAGTGGCTGCGCGTCGACCTGGGACAGACCCGCACCATCTGCCAGGTCGTGCTGTTGTGGGAGGGTGCGTACGGCCGCGCCTTCCAGATCCAGACCTCGAACGACGGCAACACCTGGACGAGCATCTACTCCACCACCACCGGCACCGGCGGCACCCAGCCCCTGAACGTGTCGGGCAGCGGCCGCTACATCCGGATGCACGGCACCGCCCGGGGTACCGGCTACGGCTATTCACTGTGGGAGTTCCGGGTCTTCACCGCCGGCGGCACCGGTCCCGGCCCCGACCCGACCGACCCGCCCGGCAACTGGCAGACCGTCTGGAACGACGACTTCACCGGCGCCGCCGGAACCTCGCCGTCGGCGGCCAACTGGCTGCTGCGCACCGGCACCCAGTATCCGGGCGGTGCCGCCAACTGGGGGACCGGCTCGGTCGAGACCGCGTCCGCGTCGACGAACAACGTCTACCTCGACGGTGGCGGCCGGCTCAACATCCGCGCCATCCGCGACGGCGCCGGCAACTGGACCTCCGGCCGGATCGAGACGCAACGCGCCGACTTCACCCCGCAGCGCGGCGAGATGCTGAAGTTCAGCGCCGTCGTGAAGCAGCCGGACGTCGCCAACCAACTCGGCTACTGGCCGGCGTTCCGGGCCACCGGAGCGGCGTTCCGGGGCAACTTCAACAACTGGCCGACGATCGGCGAGACCGACATCCTCAGTGGCGTCAACGGCCGCAACCAACTCTCCCAGACCCTGCACTGCGGCACCGCGCCCGGCGGGGTGTGCAACGAGTACGACGGCCGCACCAGCGGCCTGGCCACCTGCTCCGGCTGCCAGACCGGATACCGCGAGTACAGCCAGGTGATCGACCGGACCAAGACCGACGAGGAGATCCGCTTCTACCTCGACGGCCGGCAGACCTGGGTGGTCCGGCAGAGCCAGGTCGGCGTCGCGGCCTGGCAGGCGGCCGTACACCACGGCTTCTACCTGCGGTTCGACCTGGCGATCGGCGGCCTCTACCCGAGCGGCGTCGCCGGGTTCACCGTGCCCACCCCGGAGACCACCTCCGGCGGCATCCTGAGCATCGACTCCGTCTCGGTCGCCCGTGCCACCGGCACCACCGCGCCGGCGATGACCGACCCGCCGGTGCCGGCCGGACCGAGCGTCGTACGGGTCACCGGCAGCCAGGGCAACTGGCAGCTCCAGGTCAACGGCGCCCCGTACGAGGTGAAGGGGCTGACCTGGGGGCCGCCGCAGAACGCCGGCGACGGCTACATGCGTGACCTGGCGAACATGGGCGTCAACACGATCCGCACCTGGGGCGTCGACGACACGCAGACCCCGGGGCTGCTCGACACCGCCGCCCGGCACGGCATCAAGGTCATCGTCGGGCACTGGCTCAACCAGGGTGCCGACTACGTCAACGACACCGCGTACAAGACCGCCGTCAAGGCCGAGATCGTGGCCCGGGTCAACGCGCTCAAGGGCCGCCAGGGCGTGCTGATGTGGGACGTCGGCAACGAGGTCATCCTGACCATGCAGGACCACGGGCTGTCGGCGGCCGAGGTCGAGGCGCGCCGGGTCGCGTACGCCCAGTTCGTCAACGAGGTGACGCTGGCCATCCAGGCGGCCGACCCGAACCACCCGGTCACCTCCACCGACGCCTACACCCACGCGTGGACGTACTACAAGGCGCACTCGCCGGCCCTGAACCTGCTGGCGGTCAACTCGTACGGGGCGATCGGGACCGTGCGGCCGGACTGGATCGCCGGCGGCTACACCAAGCCGTACATCGTGACCGAGGCCGGGCCGGACGGCGAGTGGGAGGTGCCGAACGACGTCAACGGCGTGCCGACCGAGCCGACCGACCTGCAGAAGCGGGACATGTACACGGCGAGCTGGAACGCGGTGAAGGCGCACCCCGGCGTGGCGCTCGGCGCCACCGAGTTCCACTACGGGCTGGAGAACGACTTCGGTGGCGTCTGGCTCAACGTGACCACCGGCGGCTGGCGGCGGCACGGCTACCACTCGCTCAAGCGGGCCTACAGTGGACAGACGTCGGTGAACACCCCGCCGGAGATCACGAGCATGACCGTCGGGTCGCAGACCGCCGTACCGGCCGGGGGAGAGTTCACCGTCTCGGTCACCGCCACCGACCCGCAGGCCGACCTGATCCGCTACAACCTGATGTTCAGCGACAAGCACGTCACCGGCAACCGCGGCTTCTCCCACGTCACGTTCACCCAGACCGGTGACGGCCAGTTCCGGGTCCGCGCGCCCGAGCAGCTCGGCGTCTGGAAGGTCTACGTCTACGCGTACGACGGCCACGGCAACGTCGGCATCGAGCAGCGGTCGTTCCGGGTGGTGCCGCCGACCCCACCGGGCACCAACGTGGCCCGGGGCCGGCCGGTCACCGCGTCGTCGTACCAGCCGACCGGAACGAACGGCCCGCAACTGCCGGCGTACGCGGTCGACGGCGACCACAACACCCGGTGGGCCAGCGAGTGGGTGGCGACCGCGTGGTTGCAGGTCGACCTCGGCGCGGTCACCAGCTTCAACCACGTGCAGCTGGCGTGGGAGGGCGCGTACGCGAGGGCGTACCAGGTCCAGACGTCGAACGACGGCAGCACCTGGACCACCGTCTACAGCACGACGTCCGGCAACGGAGGGTTCGACAGCCTGAACGTGACCGGCTCCGGGCGGTACGTCCGGGTCAACGGCACCGAACGTGCCACCACGTACGGCTATTCGCTGTGGGAGTTCGGCGTCTACCGCTGA